Proteins encoded within one genomic window of Trichoderma asperellum chromosome 2, complete sequence:
- a CDS encoding uncharacterized protein (TransMembrane:1 (o1258-1280i)~EggNog:ENOG41), translated as MASRQSYQSQHGVNNSSRDTGRSRAQSTPQHPVDPDEARSFALRTAYLHYLLQPKAKRKQYVPAPKQPARAHTSVGQLVQDFVSGNSSSIKLPHNFATALLDRVGGVLRGSEALPGYSDAAVKRSFAEAYTAFSEKTFRKTIEKERKFEPLVLIFYSAATKAAQKGKGPDDESDSWKLLPDRHLAMFVRLAANVMKDLGHDRDRPELMSRLTDLESKLLRNDQDLVSNSTAGTGTTIEVIVPLSYDVKDMPMVQTVASIFGMGLSEAQKILNEKRQVWTEEAALKDLKSYQTRLNANLPGTLSSHDFDVEDAFLEWKKSEATHLSQMMMDILTAKPELAKTKTGPIDQSMTSRPTSMYENDQAYADLSRVISDPGASSFAFDPSISLSSLAIGESSSIRTVDETIYTFTPSNPRSFYKHILQQAMMFDQMHADPNNDYQPLSHKSMDLLNELSVRWRIPQFSRLIVLLEGVANQFLEKEIAPEDLDAAFDIIKSPSQELKKPPHIHQYNAPLTDFDPSRWTLHDFAAYQHTLQTLHDALLQELYDLLEGCYQTKPPNIGPVMFLLENHIGQDPTFAPRADVMKDFKQLLSDRLAQKATEIYHENMQKQIPERKEEWDFAHVVQLGKAVSKVCDRIRKRYKKTSTIMGVDPLSILVYEVFPKFEQDASAIVQIIMQGASESGQEIEIQDGFELYKELKEIRDIHEEFLPKEPFAFNIEDLLVDFVWRWLKSAEARMADFVDQAIKQDQFQVRTDSPDQIAGDSQRHSVSIIDMFMLFNQTVDQVFKLEWGNAEHHARFMTTLARNFSAGVGRYCETVDQQFAKEMDRPSAQELAAQTQTTQEKWMQYAKDAWNNKEKAEPFQFFPESFVKLNNIEYAMQELDKLEKTMNVEACAALLEKKDGVKKKSRKPSKYTFTIKVVEAEDLKACDPSGYSDPYVVFGDEYQKRLHKTRIIHRNLNPRWDESFDITVQGPVNVIATIWDYDTFGDHDYVGRTSLKLDPNHFGDYLPREFWLDLDSQGRLLIRVSMEGERDDIVFHFGKAFRHLKRTERDMVRKITDKLTAQINETLSLETLRGLLGSGGVGASITSLWKKRTSSATPSTAPSQSQIENALTNLFAYFDDNFAIMKTTLTDATMIAVMTRLWKDVLITIENLLVPPLSEKPSTQKPLTRLELDIVYHWLEMLFAFFNAKDEHSGEQLGVPAEVLKSPKWHELASLNFFYFEDTNNLIRESERMAAASAQRAQQALQQQNQQQSQSRLAVPSSLGASLGGAGSFASMGTIRRGKSIMMSRNLGTMRKAKEAKRREMQADASDDMILRILRMRPEATNYLKERQRQKERQAATAAAALIVKNSVSQGWNSGVPAFSGAPFGRNSLLPNRR; from the exons ATGGCGTCACGTCAGTCGTACCAGTCTCAACATGGAGTCAACAATAGCAGTAGAGACACGGGAAGATCGCGGGCACAGTCTACGCCGCAGCACCCTGTCGACCCAGACGAAGCTCGAAGCTTCGCTCTGCGCACCGCCTATCTGCACTACTTGCTGCAGCCCAAAGCTAAACGAAAGCAATACGTGCCGGCTCCAAAGCAACCTGCGCGAGCGCATACGAGCGTGGGACAGCTCGTGCAAGATTTCGTTTCGGGAAACTCTTCGAGCATCAAGCTCCCCCACAACTTCGCCACCGCTCTGCTTGACCGTGTAGGTGGCGTCCTGAGGGGCAGTGAGGCTTTACCAGGGTATAGCGATGCAGCTGTCAAGAGAAGCTTTGCCGAGGCCTATACGGCATTCTCAGAAAAGACGTTTCGGAAAACGattgagaaagaaagaaagtttGAGCCCTTGGTCTTGATCTTCTACTCTGCGGCGACGAAGGCGGCCCAAAAGGGGAAAGGACCTGACGATGAATCCGATTCATGGAAGCTACTTCCAGACCGCCACCTTGCCATGTTTGTGAGGTTGGCCGCGAATGTTATGAAAGATCTGGGACATGACCGAGATCGACCCGAGCTCATGTCTAGACTTACAGATCTGGAGAGCAAGCTTCTCAGAAACGACCAAGATCTGGTTAGTAACAGCACTGCTGGCACTGGCACCACGATTGAAGTGATAGTGCCTCTTAGCTATGATGTCAAGGATATGCCCATGGTACAGACAGTCGCGAGCATCTTCGGCATGGGTCTCTCAGAGGCCCAGAAGATACTAAACGAAAAACGCCAGGTTTGGACTGAAGAGGCTGCGCTCAAGGATCTTAAATCATACCAGACTCGGCTTAATGCCAACCTACCAGGCACACTGAGCAGTCATGATTTTGACGTTGAAGATGCCTTTCTTGAATGGAAGAAGTCAGAGGCCACACATCTCTcacagatgatgatggacaTTTTAACAGCCAAGCCAGAGCTGGCAAAAACCAAAACTGGCCCCATCGACCAATCCATGACGAGTCGGCCGACGTCAATGTACGAAAATGACCAGGCATATGCCGACCTGAGTCGTGTCATCTCTGATCCAGGTGCCTCGTCTTTTGCCTTTGACCCGTCTATTAGTCTGAGCTCTCTAGCGATTGGGGAATCGAGCAGTATCAGAACCGTAGATGAAACGATATACACATTCACCCCTTCTAATCCCAGGTCGTTTTACAAGCATATTCTTCAGCAGGCAATGATGTTTGATCAGATGCATGCCGACCCCAACAATGACTACCAGCCGCTGTCGCATAAATCTATGGACCTGCTGAATGAGCTCTCTGTGCGGTGGCGTATACCGCAATTTTCTCGACTCATTGTTCTTCTAGAGGGGGTAGCCAATCAATTTCTTGAGAAAGAGATAGCTCCCGAAGACCTTGACGCTGCCTTTGATATAATCAAGTCTCCATCACAAGAGTTGAAAAAGCCGCCCCATATTCACCAATATAACGCCCCCCTGACTGATTTTGACCCCAGCCGCTGGACGTTACATGATTTTGCTGCGTACCAGCACACTCTTCAAACTCTTCACGATGCATTGTTGCAAGAGCTCTACGATCTCTTGGAAGGTTGCTATCAAACTAAACCCCCCAACATTGGGCCTGTCATGTTCCTTCTAGAAAATCATATTGGCCAAGACCCAACCTTTGCTCCTCGGGCTGATGTGATGAAAGACTTCAAACAGCTTCTATCCGACCGCCTAGCCCAGAAAGCTACTGAAATCTATCATGAGAATATGCAAAAACAGATACCAGAGCGAAAAGAAGAGTGGGATTTTGCTCATGTTGTGCAGCTTGGCAAAGCTGTGTCCAAGGTGTGCGACCGAATTCGAAAGCGATACAAAAAGACTTCCACTATCATGGGAGTAGATCCATTGAGTATCTTAGTTTACGAAGTGTTTCCCAAATTTGAGCAGGATGCAAGCGCCATCGTCCAAATCATCATGCAAGGAGCCAGCGAAAGTGGCcaagagattgagattcAAGATGGATTTGAGCTGTATAAAGAGCTGAAAGAAATCCGCGATATTCACGAAGAGTTCCTCCCTAAGGAGCCTTTCGCCTTCAATATTGAAGATTTGCTCGTCGATTTTGTATGGCGCTGGCTTAAATCGGCCGAGGCTCGAATGGCGGATTTCGTCGATCAAGCAATCAAGCAAGATCAGTTCCAAGTGAGGACAGACAGCCCAGATCAAATAGCTGGGGACTCGCAGCGGCATAGCGTGTCCATTATTGATATGTTTATGCTCTTCAACCAGACGGTAGACCAGGTTTTCAAGCTGGAGTGGGGTAACGCAGAGCATCATGCCAGATTCATGACTACATTGGCAAGGAACTTTTCCGCTGGCGTTGGCCGCTACTGTGAGACTGTTGATCAGCAGTTTGCAAAGGAAATGGATCGTCCTTCTGCTCAGGAGCTGGCTGCACAAACTCAAACAACCCAAGAGAAGTGGATGCAGTATGCTAAAGATGCATGGAAcaacaaggaaaaggccgAACCATTCCAGTTCTTCCCAGAG TCTTTTGTAAAACTTAACAATATCGAGTACGCAATGCAAGAGCTTGATAAGCTAGAAAAGACCATGAATGTCGAAGCGTGTGCAGCATTattagaaaagaaagacggcgtgaagaagaagtctcGGAAGCCAAGCAAGTATACTTTTACCATAAAGGTAGTAGAGGCCGAAGACCTCAAAGCCTGCGACCCCTCAGGTTATAGTGATCCATATGTCGTTTTTGGTGACGAGTATCAGAAGCGACTTCACAAGACGCGTATCATTCATCGGAATTTGAACCCCCGATGGGATGAATCATTCGACATTACAGTTCAAGGCCCAGTTAACGTCATTGCAACCATATGGGACTACGATACGTTCGGTGACCATGATTACGTCGGACGAACTTCGCTGAAGTTGGATCCTAATCACTTTGGCGACTATCTGCCCCGAGAGTTCTGGCTTGATCTGGATTCACAGGGCCGTTTGTTAATCAGAGTCAGCATGGAAGGAGAGCGTGATGACATTGTCTTCCATTTTGGAAAAGCTTTCCGTCATCTGAAACGTACAGAACGAGATATGGTCCGGAAAATTACGGATAAG CTTACCGCTCAAATTAACGAAACACTATCACTCGAGACCTTAAGGGGCCTCCTAGGATCTGGAGGCGTGGGAGCTTCTATCACAAGTCTCTGGAAGAAACGAACTTCCTCTGCTACCCCATCTACAGCGCCCTCACAGTCGCAGATTGAAAACGCTCTCACCAATCTCTTTGCCTATTTCGATGACAACTTCGCTATCATGAAAACGACACTGACAGACGCAACAATGATAGCCGTCATGACCCGTTTGTGGAAAGATGTGCTTATAACAATTGAAAATCTTTTGGTGCCACCATTGTCAGAGAAGCCATCAACCCAGAAACCCCTTACGCGCCTGGAACTCGACATTGTGTATCACTGGCTCGAGATGCTCTTTGCATTCTTCAACGCCAAAGATGAGCACTCAGGCGAACAACTCGGAGTTCCTGCTGAAGTACTCAAATCGCCTAAGTGGCACGAGCTTGCTTCGCTAAACTTTTTCTACTTTGAGGATACTAACAACCTCATTCGGGAATCGGAGCGCATGGCCGCAGCATCTGCGCAACGAGCTCAGC
- a CDS encoding uncharacterized protein (EggNog:ENOG41), producing MSILGRRRGDSTAFGIGTSGGVRSSSPQSQLTPIPGLHSVTRPLLFNPLFRSAHLPCKGFKKAHTHLLQHLGNCDPRKRAVERAVTRDTPNRGKHFWACPHPPPDGCGFFLFAQEARVREIGLTPSSSNEAVAVPLAATPSKAPTLTQTRLTDIGVEILGGRRRSNPEYARPTEDDGDAEAAPHPQPVSSSQPEAGSSSDKGKGKAVADPFSTYEPLTPGPSGGRKRGRDEFEEDLLSDMDSEEERELATMTDRSAQKFLREEAYSGSSQQADDDEGNAAASSSRPIARTLFPQAQGVKRRKSVSFEEPEPFVPTSSKATTAHSDDTGSAAPPPSTMQISPPSSMEEAPPFPSSAMAATQQNDGDEDKEGGDNDIAEQVMNLLQTQPIDRSVLESVHNLLLVSARRTRGIAMGRDSARAAVNEKKKKIGRLQEKIAALENTERSLNSQITHMKAGLMKMYEAN from the coding sequence ATGTCTATTCTGGGACGGAGAAGAGGCGACTCAACGGCCTTTGGCATAGGAACGAGTGGTGGTGTACGTTCTTCCTCGCCACAGTCTCAACTCACACCTATTCCAGGATTGCACTCAGTGACACGTCCACTTCTCTTCAACCCCCTCTTTCGCAGTGCCCATCTACCATGTAAAGGTTTTAAGAAGGCTCACACACACTTGTTACAACATCTAGGCAACTGTGACCCCCGTAAACGCGCTGTCGAACGGGCAGTAACCAGAGACACCCCTAACAGGGGGAAGCACTTCTGGGCCTGTCCCCATCCTCCTCCCGACGGGTgtggtttttttctctttgctcaAGAAGCAAGAGTGCGAGAGATTGGTCTCACGCCCTCATCGTCTAATGAGGCAGTTGCTGTGCCATTAGCCGCCACTCCGTCAAAGGCGCCGACCCTAACGCAGACACGCCTCACCGATATTGGAGTTGAAATTCTTGGAGGCAGACGTCGGAGTAATCCAGAATATGCACGTCCCACTGAGGACGATGGTGACGCAGAGGCCGCGCCTCATCCCCAGCCCGTGAGTTCATCACAACCGGAAGCGGGATCATCGTCAgacaagggaaaagggaaagccGTTGCGGATCCATTCTCTACTTATGAGCCTCTTACTCCTGGCCCTAGTGGTGGTCGGAAGCGGGGCCGTGATGAGTTTGAAGAAGATCTTTTGAGCGATATGGACTCCGAGGAAGAGCGGGAGCTCGCTACCATGACGGATAGAAGCGCTCAGAAATTTCTCCGCGAGGAGGCTtacagcggcagcagtcAACAAgcagacgatgatgaaggcaatgctgctgccagctcgTCCCGGCCTATCGCGCGCACTCTCTTCCCTCAGGCACAAGGCGTCAAGCGTCGGAAGTCGGTGTCCTTTGAAGAACCAGAGCCATTTGTTCCTACGTCTAGTAAGGCCACTACTGCTCATTCGGATGACACTGGATCTGCGGCGCCGCCGCCTAGCACCATGCAGATATCTCCTCCTAGCAGCATGGAGGAGGCTCCCCCTTTCCCTTCGTCTGCCATGGCGGCGACGCAGCAAAATGACGGTGATGAAGACAAGGAGGGCGGTGACAATGACATTGCTGAGCAAGTCATGAACCTTCTCCAAACTCAACCCATCGACCGCTCTGTCTTAGAGTCCGTTCACAATCTCCTCCTCGTATCCGCCCGTCGGACCAGAGGCATTGCTATGGGTCGAGACTCTGCTCGTGCAGCCgtcaacgagaagaagaagaagattgggAGACTACAGGAGAAGATTGCGGCGCTTGAGAATACGGAGCGGTCGCTGAATAGTCAGATTACGCATATGAAGGCTggattgatgaagatgtaCGAGGCTAATTGA
- a CDS encoding uncharacterized protein (BUSCO:EOG092D47B5) → MGNVSSRPDDGSSLYLRDQNRLSITSIVVTNPRKRTSIHITPNAFPATRVSAARPPGDHNPIEYVQDPESNINGPPNFLLKLSGDDELIFTFAFVIRQTQQPAPSNLPIPISDGLMTRDTNISGLTFVYASSSKEVENLVTREFHADPNLHKNENVALVGDYSTGGTAAVSFEWTWKWKAPKNYEDKGGGWRNCCSFVEYDSRAHQLHTLATFSYWVSSSSTPPTQPSSPSAPFSLAAPPKIRIASAQSVDSRLAAAEIDEQPLSPMFTPGEANVPPFPQAKEPVKVDVQCVPRPAEDVAVAEDGPVFRATLKALEQKTGNMRAQMKKVLKKAEQVHATQTEANDAFVAFIEALREASSTNANAVQPALEHYFDKIAREILAYERQNTLNLQKIVIDPITKLYQLDIKQAESKKRDFEEESKDYYAYVSRYLGQRQDSVKAKKLAESDSKYQNKRRNFELKRFDYSSFMQDLHGGRKDQEVLSHLTKFADAQTGGFLTTAKKIENLRPQLVALTNEVSEADKEYQYQRREREEKRRQLEKSNKQYNEPEQASLSSAATIVANSNGNPPHTSDTELGRAESVGSQLKPSTSSGAVQSTAAPVPVDLSRSPGSLGPASAIGSPSQSSKFKGIRDLEEQNSQQTNLSQRKEGLLWSLSRPGGHVDPRNLNKQGWHKFWIVLDQGKLSEYSNWKQKLDLHMEPIDLRMASVREARNAERRFCFEVITPNFKRVYQATSEEDMNSWILSINNALQSAVEGRAYRERQAASRGSDHSINRDIGSVLTGKIQSVHGSHNSHHSNTNSGVPFRRTTVGARPTPVRTPSSGYDEHPDKLLQMLRDNDQGNCWCADCGSGAKVEWVSINLGIILCIECSGIHRSLGTHISKIRSLTLDIKSFTVDIVEMLLLIGNRVSNMIWEAKLEQSQKLAPQATREQRLRYITSKYVDRAFVDPVSPTLSRHATADETLLAAIKKNEIQQVLYALALKANPNVVDKMRGTHAVWLALAAADPASPSSAAAQPSTESENKSVPFPVAELLVQNGAEIPASLPAFPLGRYAQQYIEQKKGRAYTVGGDTVPSLPTTSSSTERLLRDKEIRLQKRVSAGGRLAKSPIPEK, encoded by the exons ATGGGCAATGTCAGCAGCAGGCCCGACGATGGGTCGTCGCTCTACCTCAGAGACCAGAACCGCC TGAGCATCACTTCCATTGTTGTCACGAACCCGCGAAAGCGCACGTCGATTCACATCACTCCCAATGCTTTTCCGGCGACCAGAGTGAGCGCTGCGCGACCTCCTGGCGACCACAACCCAATAGAATATGTCCAG GATCCGGAATCTAATATTAACGGACCACCCAACTTTCTCCTCAAGCTAAGCGGTGACGATGAGCTTATATTTACCTTCGCATTCGTTATTCGCCAGACACAACAACCCGCGCCCTCAAACTTGCCAATCCCAATCTCTGATGGCCTTATGACGAGAGATACCAACATATCTGGCCTCACTTTTGTGTatgcctcttcctcgaagGAAGTCGAGAACCTAGTCACTCGGGAATTTCACGCCGATCCCAACTTGCATAAAAATGAAAATGTAGCTCTTGTTGGCGATTATTCCACTGGCGGGACTGCCGCTGTTTCTTTCGAGTGGACATGGAAATGGAAAGCCCCTAAAAACTATGAGGACAAGGGCGGTGGCTGGAGGAACTGCTGCAGT TTTGTCGAGTATGATTCGCGTGCTCACCAACTACACACGCTGGCTACCTTTTCATACTGGGTTTCAA GTTCATCTACACCACCAACCCAGCCGAGCTCGCCATCAgcgcctttttctttggcgGCCCCTCCCAAAATCCGAATTGCTTCAGCTCAATCAGTAGACTCTCGACTAGCCGCCGCGGAGATTGACGagcagcctctctctcccatGTTCACTCCAGGAGAGGCCAACGTACCCCCTTTCCCACAGGCTAAGGAGCCTGTAAAGGTGGACGTACAATGCGTTCCCAGGCCGGCCGAAGATGTCGCTGTGGCTGAAGACGGTCCCGTTTTCCGCGCCACATTGAAAGCTCTGGAACAAAAGACGGGGAACATGCGCGCGCAGATGAAGAAAGTGCTAAAGAAAGCCGAGCAAGTTCATGCAACGCAAACTGAGGCCAATGATGCCTTCGTCGCCTTTATAGAAGCGCTGCGCGAGGCGTCGTCTACTAATGCAAATGCTGTTCAGCCTGCGTTGGAGCATTATTTCGACAAGATTGCGCGAGAAATCCTGGCCTATGAACGTCAAAATACCCTAAATCTCCAAAAAATCGTCATTGACCCTATTACAAAATTATATCAGCTTGATATTAAGCAAGCTGAATCCAAAAAGCGAGATTTTGAGGAAGAGAGCAAGGATTATTACGCTTATGTTTCACGGTATCTTGGTCAGCGTCAAGACTCAGTAAAGGCTAAGAAGCTTGCTGAAAGCGACTCCAAATATCAAAATAAACGGCGCAACTTTGAGCTCAAGCGCTTTGATTACTCGAGCTTCATGCAGGACCTTCATGGTGGCCGCAAAGATCAAGAGGTGCTGTCGCATTTGACGAAATTTGCTGATGCGCAGACGGGTGGATTTTTGACTACCGCCAAGAAGATTGAGAATCTCCGCCCACAGCTTGTAGCCTTGACAAACGAGGTTTCAGAAGCCGACAAAGAGTATCAATATCAGCGAAGGGAGCGTGAGGAAAAGCGCCGCCAGCTAGAAAAAAGCAACAAGCAGTACAATGAGCCAGAGCAGGCCAGTCTCAGCAGTGCCGCCACCATAGTAGCAAACTCAAACGGCAATCCACCCCATACTTCTGATACCGAATTGGGAAGGGCAGAAAGCGTAGGCTCTCAGCTCAAGCCGTCAACATCAAGCGGTGCTGTGCAATCGACGGCAGCCCCCGTGCCTGTCGATCTCTCAAGATCGCCGGGCAGTCTTGGACCGGCCTCGGCTATCGGCAGCCCCAGTCAAAGTTCCAAATTCAAGGGTATCCGTGACCTTGAGGAGCAGAATAGTCAACAGACAAATCTATCgcaaagaaaggaaggaCTTCTCTGGTCGCTGAGTCGGCCGGGGGGTCATGTTGACCCTCGCAATCTAAATAAACAAGGATGGCATAA GTTTTGGATCGTTTTGGATCAAGGCAAACTGTCTGAATACAGCAATTGGAAGCAAAAGCTGGATCTTCACATGGAACCAATTGACCTCCGCATGGCCTCGGTTCGCGAAGCTAGGAATGCTGAGAGGCGATTTTGCTTTGAGGTTATTACGCCCAATTTTAAGCGTGTGTATCAGGCAACTTCTGAGGAAGATATGAACAGCTGGATTTTGTCTATCAACAATGCTTTGCAGAGTGCAGTGGAGGGCCGTGCCTACCGAGAGCGACAGGCGGCGTCAAGAGGATCCGATCACTCCATCAATAGGGACATCGGCTCGGTTCTCACAGGCAAAATCCAATCAGTTCACGGCTCGCACAATTCGCATCACTCTAACACAAATAGCGGAGTGCCATTCCGAAGAACGACAGTCGGTGCTCGACCCACTCCAGTACGGACGCCCAGCTCGGGCTATGACGAGCACCCTGACAAGCTTTTACAAATGCTGAGAGATAATGACCAAGGAAACTGCTGGTGCGCTGACTGCGGCTCAGGGGCCAAGGTCGAATGGGTGTCAATCAACCTGGGTATTATTCTTTGCATCGAATGCAGTGGTATCCACCGCTCCTTGGGAACGCACATCAGCAAAATACGCTCCCTAACTTTAGATATCAAGTCCTTTACGGTCGATATTGTCGAAATGCTCCTGCTTATCGGAAACCGAGTATCAAACATGATTTGGGAGGCAAAACTTGAACAGTCCCAAAAGCTGGCGCCCCAAGCAACGCGCGAGCAGCGCCTGAGATATATCACCTCGAAATACGTCGATCGCGCATTTGTTGATCCGGTTTCACCAACCCTTTCACGACACGCTACGGCAGACGAAACCTTGCTAGCTGCGATTAAAAAGAACGAGATCCAGCAAGTGCTCTACGCTCTAGCACTGAAGGCAAACCCGAATGTCGTGGATAAAATGAGAGGCACTCACGCTGTTTGGCTAGCACTTGCAGCTGCTGACCCGgcttcgccatcttccgcaGCCGCACAGCCGTCAACAGAGTCTGAAAACAAGTCGGTACCTTTTCCAGTGGCAGAGCTGCTGGTTCAAAACGGCGCGGAAATTCCAGCATCGCTCCCTGCATTCCCTCTTGGGCGATACGCGCAGCAGTATattgagcagaagaagggcagGGCTTACACAGTTGGTGGCGATACGGTGCCATCACTACCCACCACTAGTAGCTCAACCGAGAGACTGTTGAGGGACAAAGAAATTCGGCTTCAGAAGCGAGTGAGCGCAGGGGGGAGGCTGGCAAAGTCGCCTATCCCAGAAAAATAG
- a CDS encoding uncharacterized protein (EggNog:ENOG41) produces MATATPSRNRYQNVYSGTEKRRLNGLWHRNEWWCNCDPRKRAVERAVTRDTPNRGKHFWACPHPPPDGCGFFLFAQEARVREIGLTPSSSNEAVAVPLAATPSKAPTLTQTRLTDIGVEILGGRRRSNPEYARPTEDDGDAEAAPHPQPVSSSQPEAGSSSDKGKGKAVADPFSTYEPLTPGPSGGRKRGRDEFEEDLLSDMDSEEERELATMTDRSAQKFLREEAYSGSSQQADDDEGNAAASSSRPIARTLFPQAQGVKRRKSVSFEEPEPFVPTSSKATTAHSDDTGSAAPPPSTMQISPPSSMEEAPPFPSSAMAATQQNDGDEDKEGGDNDIAEQVMNLLQTQPIDRSVLESVHNLLLVSARRTRGIAMGRDSARAAVNEKKKKIGRLQEKIAALENTERSLNSQITHMKAGLMKMYEAN; encoded by the exons ATGGCGACAGCGACGCCTTCGAGAAATCGCTACCAGAATGTCTATTCTGGGACGGAGAAGAGGCGACTCAACGGCCTTTGGCATAGGAACGAGTGGTGGT GCAACTGTGACCCCCGTAAACGCGCTGTCGAACGGGCAGTAACCAGAGACACCCCTAACAGGGGGAAGCACTTCTGGGCCTGTCCCCATCCTCCTCCCGACGGGTgtggtttttttctctttgctcaAGAAGCAAGAGTGCGAGAGATTGGTCTCACGCCCTCATCGTCTAATGAGGCAGTTGCTGTGCCATTAGCCGCCACTCCGTCAAAGGCGCCGACCCTAACGCAGACACGCCTCACCGATATTGGAGTTGAAATTCTTGGAGGCAGACGTCGGAGTAATCCAGAATATGCACGTCCCACTGAGGACGATGGTGACGCAGAGGCCGCGCCTCATCCCCAGCCCGTGAGTTCATCACAACCGGAAGCGGGATCATCGTCAgacaagggaaaagggaaagccGTTGCGGATCCATTCTCTACTTATGAGCCTCTTACTCCTGGCCCTAGTGGTGGTCGGAAGCGGGGCCGTGATGAGTTTGAAGAAGATCTTTTGAGCGATATGGACTCCGAGGAAGAGCGGGAGCTCGCTACCATGACGGATAGAAGCGCTCAGAAATTTCTCCGCGAGGAGGCTtacagcggcagcagtcAACAAgcagacgatgatgaaggcaatgctgctgccagctcgTCCCGGCCTATCGCGCGCACTCTCTTCCCTCAGGCACAAGGCGTCAAGCGTCGGAAGTCGGTGTCCTTTGAAGAACCAGAGCCATTTGTTCCTACGTCTAGTAAGGCCACTACTGCTCATTCGGATGACACTGGATCTGCGGCGCCGCCGCCTAGCACCATGCAGATATCTCCTCCTAGCAGCATGGAGGAGGCTCCCCCTTTCCCTTCGTCTGCCATGGCGGCGACGCAGCAAAATGACGGTGATGAAGACAAGGAGGGCGGTGACAATGACATTGCTGAGCAAGTCATGAACCTTCTCCAAACTCAACCCATCGACCGCTCTGTCTTAGAGTCCGTTCACAATCTCCTCCTCGTATCCGCCCGTCGGACCAGAGGCATTGCTATGGGTCGAGACTCTGCTCGTGCAGCCgtcaacgagaagaagaagaagattgggAGACTACAGGAGAAGATTGCGGCGCTTGAGAATACGGAGCGGTCGCTGAATAGTCAGATTACGCATATGAAGGCTggattgatgaagatgtaCGAGGCTAATTGA
- the URA6 gene encoding bifunctional uridylate/adenylate kinase (BUSCO:EOG092D409L~TransMembrane:1 (o54-72i)), translated as MASRISTPLRLANRAAVPTRAGACSSPLCKSRVFRQQRFYSSEPPRGGNSQIKFWPFFALFGLASAGYIQLANSRIKKTDDMPPATEAHAPAALPARDAPVFNPADVTVVFVLGGPGAGKGTQCARLVAEQGFTHLSAGDLLREEQDRPGSQFGQLIKDYIKDGLIVPMEVTIKLLENAMTAALREKGATKGRFLIDGFPRKMDQAHKFEEAVCPAKLVLFFDCPEKVMEERLLERGKTSGRTDDNAESIRKRFRTFIETSMPVVNFYESQGKVIKVDATPSPADVFVTTSKLLTEKLAS; from the exons ATGGCCTCTCGCATATCGACCCCGTTGCGCCTTGCTAACCGCGCTGCGGTCCCCACACGCGCAGGAGCTTGTTCGTCACCGCTTTGCAAGTCTCGCGTCTTCCGCCAGCAGCGCTTCTACTCTTCGGAGCCCCCTCGCGGTGGTAACAGCCAGATCAAGTTCTGGCCTTTCTTCGCACTCTTTGGATTGGCCTCGGCGGGATATATTCAACTAGCAAACTCTCGTATCAAAA AAACAGACGACATGCCTCCTGCGACCGAAGCCCACGCCCCGGCTGCGCTGCCTGCCCGGGACGCACCGGTATTCAACCCTGCCGATGTGACCGTCGTTTTCGTCCTCGGTGGTCCTGGCGCTGGAAAGGGCACACAATGCGCCAGGCTCGTTGCTGAGCAGGGCTTCACCCATCTCTCAGCCGGCGACTTGCTGCGCGAAGAGCAGGACCGACCCGGGTCTCAGTTTGGTCAATTGATCAAAGACTACATCAAGGATGGCCTTATCGTTCCCATGGAGGTTACCATCAAGCTGCTTGAGAACGCCATGACGGCTGCGCTCCGCGAGAAGGGCGCCACCAAGGGCCGCTTCCTGATCGATGGCTTCCCCCGTAAGATGGATCAAGCCCATAAGTTTGAGGAGGCTGTCTGCCCCGCCAAGCTCGTCTTGTTCTTCGACTGCCCTGAGAAGGTTATGGAGGAACGCTTGTTGGAGCGGGGCAAGACAAGCGGTCGAACAGATGATAACGCCGAGAGCATCCGCAAGCGCTTCCGCACGTTTATTGAGACCAGCATGCCCGTCGTTAACTTCTATGAGAGCCAAGGCAAAGTCATCAAGGTTGACGCCACACCTTCTCCCGCGGATGTCTTTGTGACGACGAGCAAGCTTCTTACCGAGAAGCTTGCGTCTTAA